The stretch of DNA CTTTTTCAACTTTTTTTAGTATTATACGATAGTAAAATACTTTTTTAATGTATTGAAAATCATTACAAAATTTAATTATCTCAAAAGTAAAATAGGGAAGGCAAATGGTGCGCCACCAGGTTTACTGGTTCTAGTGGGTTCGATTCCCACCCCGAAATTTTTTAGCAACATACAAAAAATTTCGAGGGTGGACCGTAAACTCTATTTGGCATGGAGTAGGACTGTCCTCATAATGGAGGGATAACCTATGCTCAAGAAACGTGATTTTCATGAATGCCATTTTTTATTTGATTTAATGACGCATCCTGATGTCTTTCCTTTTGTGCGCCAAAAAGCCTATTCCTATGATGAGTTTGTCTTTATGACAAAGCAAACAATCGAAGCTGAAGAACGTGGAGAACTCATATCACGCACTATTCTTGATGAATGGGGTTCTCCAATTGGGACGATTAATTTATTTGATATTCAAGACAATGCTGGTTTTTTAGGAACTTGGTTAGGGAAACCATACCATGGCAAAGGCTATAATAAATTAGCAAAGGATGCTTTTTTCGAAGAGTTGTTTTATGAAACCGGAATTGAAACGATTTTCATGCGTATTCGAATAGAAAATATTCGATCACAAAAGGCTGCAACAAAGCTACCGTATATCGTTCCTGCTAATGAAACAAGAAAGTCCATCCTTGAACAATTAAATTCTAATGGTCCAATCTATAATTTATATGAAATACCAAAGGATTTATATACCCTTCATGTTTTACGAAATGGAACTTCAGCAGAGCAAGATAGTTCCCAATTAATGGAGGCATAAAAGAAAAAGAGCCAATTTTTATCAAAAAAATTGGCTCTTTTCTTTTTTAAGCTAATTAGAGTGTTTAAGTTAATTTAATCAATAATGTAACTGTGAAGCTTCAATAAAGCTCCTGTTAAAAAGATCGCATAAGAAAAACTAAGGCATTCGCCGAAAAGACCCCGCGAATGCCAAGTTTTTCTAATTCGTGATATTCGAATCCAATTCATTTGTTCCTTCACTAATTCCCATCTGTGCCATCAATTCTTCTAATTCCTCATTCGTTAGCGTCTCAAAGCGGCCATCATGAAAGATTACTTGTGTCTGATTCGGATTGATTCTGTTTAATTGAAAGTTCATGATTCTCACTCCTTCTTAGAATGATTAATAAAATTCATTATGGGAAATTTTCTTAGATTGTTAATTCTTTATTATATATATTTCACAAATTTTTTTATTCCCATTCCTACTTTTTAAAAGTTCACACAATTGCAAAATCCATTTGTCAAAATGATGACAAATAAAAAAAGCTCCTTTTGAATTAAGGAACTTTTCGCTTATACTTATTTATTTTCTTTATTAATTAATTCAAGATATAAATTTCGCACGATATATGTTTTATACAATTCAAGTTTTCTTAATTCAACAGGATGTTTGCTAATGCCTGATTCCTTTAATTTTTGAATATACCATCCCTTCGATCCCTTAAATGCCATAACTATTCCCCCTCCCATATCCTTGTCCATATAACTATATGCATCTCATTCTTGCTCATAACCATCTAATAAAACTTTTTTCCCGCATTTAACGAGCAGTAAGCCCCCCACCTTAAGATTGAGAGAGAAGTTAGGAAGATAGGTGGGGGACAACTGCCCGTAAAAGCCCGACGACGGACACGATGTCCTAGTCA from Cytobacillus dafuensis encodes:
- a CDS encoding GNAT family N-acetyltransferase — translated: MLKKRDFHECHFLFDLMTHPDVFPFVRQKAYSYDEFVFMTKQTIEAEERGELISRTILDEWGSPIGTINLFDIQDNAGFLGTWLGKPYHGKGYNKLAKDAFFEELFYETGIETIFMRIRIENIRSQKAATKLPYIVPANETRKSILEQLNSNGPIYNLYEIPKDLYTLHVLRNGTSAEQDSSQLMEA
- a CDS encoding DUF2639 domain-containing protein; its protein translation is MAFKGSKGWYIQKLKESGISKHPVELRKLELYKTYIVRNLYLELINKENK